In one window of Aceticella autotrophica DNA:
- a CDS encoding response regulator transcription factor has product MRILVVDDEPHLSDILKKALKQEGYSVDIAQDGLDGLELAKMNIYDVIVLDIMLPKIDGIQILNKLRNLKINTPVLMLTAKDTTEDKIKGLDTGADDYMTKPFEISELMARIRALLRRQAPVKNPILKIADLEVNTLTREVKRNGKEIILTSKEYALLEYMIRNANQVLTRTQIADHIWDYDFDGLSNIIDVYIRYLRKKIDDGYDKKLIHTIRGSGYSLKET; this is encoded by the coding sequence ATGAGGATACTGGTTGTTGATGATGAACCGCATTTGTCTGATATATTAAAAAAAGCCTTAAAACAAGAAGGATACAGTGTTGACATAGCACAAGACGGTTTAGATGGCTTAGAATTAGCTAAAATGAACATATACGATGTTATAGTGCTTGATATAATGCTTCCTAAAATAGATGGAATACAGATTTTAAATAAATTAAGAAATTTAAAAATAAATACTCCTGTTTTAATGCTTACCGCAAAAGACACTACAGAAGATAAAATAAAAGGTCTTGACACAGGAGCAGATGATTATATGACAAAACCTTTTGAAATATCAGAATTAATGGCAAGAATACGTGCCTTGCTAAGACGTCAAGCTCCAGTTAAAAATCCTATATTAAAAATTGCCGACTTAGAAGTAAATACATTAACAAGAGAAGTTAAGAGAAATGGAAAAGAAATTATTCTTACTAGTAAAGAATATGCCTTACTTGAATACATGATAAGAAATGCTAACCAAGTTTTAACTCGAACTCAAATAGCAGATCATATATGGGATTATGATTTTGATGGTCTTTCTAATATAATTGATGTATATATAAGATACTTAAGAAAAAAAATTGATGATGGCTATGACAAAAAACTTATTCATACAATTAGGGGTTCAGGATATAGTTTAAAGGAGACATAA